One window of Populus nigra chromosome 5, ddPopNigr1.1, whole genome shotgun sequence genomic DNA carries:
- the LOC133695389 gene encoding ribonucleoside-diphosphate reductase large subunit-like, translated as MYVVKRDGRQETVHFDKITARLKKLSYGLSIDHCDPVLVSQKVCAGVYKGVTTSQLDELAAETAAAMTANHPDYASLAARIVVSNLHKNTQKSFSETIKIMYSHFNDKSGLKAALIADDIYEIIMKNSARLDSEIIYDRDFDYDYFGFKTLERSYLLKVQGKVVERPQHMLMRVAVGIHKDDIDSAIKTYHLMSQRWFTHASPTLFNAGTPRPQLSSCFLVCMKDDSIEGIYDTLKECAVISKSAGGIGVSAHNIRATGSYIRGTNGTSNGIVPMLRVFNDTARYVDQGGGKRKGAFAVYLEPWHADVFEFLDLRKNHGKEENRARDLFYALWVPDLFMERVQSNGLWSLFCPNEAPGLADCWGKEFEELYTRYERNGKAKKVVQAQNLWFEILKSQIETGTPYMLFKDTCNRKSNQQNLGTIKSSNLCTEIIEYTSPTETAVCNLASIALPRFVREMGVPVESHPSKLVGSRGFKSRYFDFEKLAEVTGVVTSNLNKIIDVNYYPVETARRSNLRHRPIGIGVQGLADTFILLGMSFDSPEAQKLNKDIFETIYYHALKASSEIAAREGPYETYEGSPVSKGILQPDMWGVTPSNLLWDWDALREMISKNGVRNSLLLAPMPTASTSQILGNNECFEPYTSNIYSRRVLSGEFVVVNKHLLHDLTEMGLWSPALKNKIIYEDGSVQNIPEIPNDLKFIYKTVWEIKQKTLVDMAVDRGCYIDQSQSLNIHMDQPNFGKLTSLHFYAWSKGLKTGMYYLRSRAAADAIKFTVDTSVLQDKKLKADGGGGADDDDTKMAQMVCSLANRDDCLACGS; from the exons ATGTATGTGGTGAAGAGAGATGGGAGGCAAGAGACTGTCCACTTCGACAAGATCACTGCTAGACTGAAGAAGCTTAGCTATGGCCTTAGCATTGACCACTGTGACCCAGTCTTGGTGTCTCAGAAGGTCTGTGCTGGTGTCTACAAAGGTGTCACCACTAGCCAACTTGATGAATTGGCTGCTGAGACTGCCGCTGCTATGACTGCCAATCATCCTGATTATGCCTCc TTGGCTGCCAGGATTGTTGTTTCAAACCTGCATAAGAACACTCAGAAATCATTTTCTGAGAC GATCAAAATCATGTACAGCCATTTTAATGATAAATCTGGACTGAAGGCTGCTTTGATTGCTGATgatatttatgaaataataatgAAG AATTCTGCTCGCTTGGACTCTGAAATCATCTATGATCGGGACTTTGACTATGATTACTTTGGCTTCAAGACCCTTGAAAGATCCTACCTCCTGAAGGTCCAAGGAAAGGTTGTGGAAAGGCCTCAGCACATGCTGATGAGGGTTGCTGTTGGAATTCACAAAGATGATATTGATTCAGCTATCAAAACGTACCATTTGATGTCTCAGCGATGGTTCACTCATGCTTCTCCCACCCTTTTCAATGCTGGAACACCAAGACCTCAA TTGAGCAGCTGCTTCTTGGTGTGCATGAAAGATGATAGTATTGAAGGAATATATGATACATTGAAGGAGTGTGCTGTCATCAGTAAATCAGCAGGAGGAATCGGTGTATCTGCCCACAACATCCGTGCCACTGGAAGTTATATTCGTGGGACAAATGGGACATCTAATGGCATTGTTCCAATGTTGAGGGTGTTCAATGATACTGCCCGCTATGTTGATCAAGGAGGAGGCAAGAGGAAAG GTGCTTTTGCTGTGTATTTGGAGCCATGGCATGCTGATGTATTTGAGTTTCTGGATCTTAGGAAAAACCATGGAAAG gaAGAAAACCGTGCTCGAGATTTATTCTATGCTCTGTGGGTTCCTGATCTCTTTATGGAGAGAGTTCAAAGCAACGGGCTATGGTCATTGTTTTGCCCTAATGAGGCTCCAGGTTTGGCAGATTGTTGGGGCAAAGAGTTTGAGGAACTATACACCCGATATGAAAGAAAT GGCAAAGCCAAGAAGGTTGTCCAGGCACAAAACCTCTGGTTTGAGATCTTGAAATCCCAGATAGAGACTGGGACCCCCTATATGCTTTTCAAG GATACTTGCAATAGGAAAAGCAACCAACAAAACCTGGGTACAATAAAATCTTCAAATTTGTGCACTGAGATAATTGAATACACAAGCCCAACGGAAACTGCTGTCTGCAATCTGGCTTCAATTGCTCTACCACGATTTGTGAGAGAGATG GGAGTTCCTGTGGAGTCTCATCCATCTAAACTTGTTGGGAGTAGAGGTTTCAAGAGTAGATATTTTGACTTTGAGAAACTAGCTGAG GTTACAGGAGTGGTTACATCCAAtcttaacaaaataattgaTGTTAATTACTACCCAGTTGAAACTGCTAGGAGGTCAAATTTGCGACATAGACCCATTGGCATTGGAGTTCAAGGTCTTGCAGATACCTTCATCCTGCTCGGAATGTCATTTGACTCACCAGAG GCTCAAAAGCTGAATAAGGACATATTTGAAACCATTTATTACCATGCCCTGAAAGCATCTTCTGAGATTGCTGCAAGAGAAGGTCCCTATGAAACATATGAAGGAAGTCCTGTGAGCAAG GGAATTCTGCAGCCGGACATGTGGGGTGTAACTCCTTCAAATCTGTTGTGGGACTGGGATGCCTTAAGGGAAATGATATCTAAGAATGGGGTTAGAAATTCACTTCTTTTGGCACCAATGCCAACAGCTTCAACCAGCCAGATTCTTGGAAACAACGAGTGCTTTGAGCCATATACTTCAAACATTTATAGCCGTAGAGTTCTAAG TGGTGAATTTGTTGTGGTCAACAAGCATCTTCTTCATGACTTGACTGAGATGGGCCTCTGGTCTCCTGCTCtgaagaacaaaataatttatgaagatGGCTCTGTCCAGAACATTCCAGAAATCCCAAATGATCTGAAGTttatatacaa GACTGTTTGGGAGATCAAGCAAAAGACATTGGTTGATATGGCTGTTGATCGAGGATGCTACATAGATCAGAGTCAAAGTCTTAATATACACATGGACCAACCCAATTTTGGAAAACTAACTTCCCTACACTTTTATGCATGGTCAAAG GGTCTAAAGACAGGGATGTATTATCTACGATCACGTGCTGCAGCTGATGCCATCAAGTTCACTGTTGATACTTCTGTTCTTCAA GATAAGAAGCTGAAAGcggatggtggtggtggtgctgatgatgatgataccaaaATGGCTCAAATGGTTTGCTCCCTTGCAAACCGTGATGACTGCTTGGCCTGTGGAAGTTGA